CTAATGCAGTAATTGGTTGAATCAATTTTAAGCAAATAATAGCAATTACATTGACAGCATCAAGTTTAAATAGTTTTCTAATCAATCATTCTATGGTTATTACATTCGATATTTACCAAAGACAGCATTTAGATGTTGGGATATTAATCAGGTGCTAGACACTCTTGACCATTTCTCTCATATTGAATAAACTTCTTTTAATCAAAGAAATTTTACCTCTTCAATAATCAAAGCATGTGAATTatgaaatataagagaaattGTGACAGCAATCAAGCCCAAATAATGATACCTTTTCAATCTCTTCAGCGAGCATTCTTCTTTCACATTCACTCTGCGCATCACGCTTTTCCAATTCCATCCCACGCATCTCAAGCTTAATCTTTTCGTGGTCATTAAAAATTCTCTGAAAGTGATCCCCCACACTCAGTTGCACTTTTCTTAGATCTTTAAGCAAACATGGCATAGATTAATTGATACCAGCCTGacaccaaaaaggaataattcATAGTGACAAGTCCAATATGGTGAAATCTACACTAGAATTTGCCAACTATTCAGGAATTCTATAGCTGTAAATAGCTAAGAAGATATCTATTTAACCCAACAAGTGCAGTAGATTGCATTGCACAATCCAGTTCAGGAGATTAAAGAAGAGTAAACATTTGAAATCTACAAAAGAGGTTAAAATCAGCTTTCACGCTTTTCTCACATAAATAATTTCTATTGGTTAttatcaaattttcttttctaggtGATTTCTCAATGTGACCATTAGGAAGTCAAACTAGTGTAACCTGAGCAAAGGAGATAATGTAGACATCATTGAGGGTTTAATGCAGAACGAGATACTCAAACAAAGATTTCAggaaatttcaaaaactaattaGCAATTACTAAATAATATGAACCAATTCAATCCCACATACGTATAAACACAGTTCAATTTTCTTCTGCGCTCCTCTCTCTACCACAGCCGCAAACAAACATGAAGTAATAAAGACAAACTACAACAAACCCCAACGAAAACACAACAATCCATTAATTTCTGCTCCAAAAAACCCCCAATTAACAATTTCACAAAACTCAACGAAAAGCAACTCAACCAACTGAATTTCAAACACGATTTAACAAGCCAAACCAAAcagacaacaaaaaaattaaaattaaaatcatcgAAGAGATAGATACAGACAAATGTTGCTTTTTTGTATGTATTGGTATAcgaaagagagagatggagaaccTATGCATTTAATAAGACATATTTCATATCCATTCCGCCATAACAGAGGGAagaaaactcaaaacaaaaattatccaCTCATTCAGGTTTTATCTTCaatcaaacccaaaattttCACCTAAATTCACGATACCCATGGTTTTTCTACTGAAAATCTTcccaaacaaacaagaaaatggaAATCAGAGCCCTACTTACCCAAAAATGAACTTCCCATCTCGATCCACAATTTCTACACAAATCATCCATTCCAAACACAAACACTCAGTGCCACACTCCAACCCATCAAAACCcagaaacccaaaacaaaaacaaaacgaaGAATTCGAAAAACAAACAATGAAACTGAAggttcttcaattttcaattaCCGTCATTTCCAAGAACGTGGAGAGCCACAACAAGGTCACGGGGCTGAGAGAtttccaaattttttgtagtgacaccAAGTAACCCAAATTCCAAAACAATCTAACACACCCAATACCCACAAAAATTCAAGCACGATACACCAAATATAACCCACAAACCTCATACACAAGCTCAgaattatcaaaaatcaaagaacTAATTTCAACTTTCATGAAATTAAACCAAAACCCATGAAtaagttagagagagagagagagagagcgagagttACCGTAGAGATCTTGGTCGGCGTGGTCGTGGGTTGGCCGGCGGTGCTCGTGGTGGAGAGAAGCCGCAGTACTGccggagagagtgagagagtagagtgagagagcttgagagaaaATGGGGGAGTCCGAGTACTACTGCGCACTCTGCGCGGGACATTACTTCCCTTAGGAAACGTTCTTGACGTGCTAAAATTGATACGCCACTAAATGCGTAAAGTAAGGACACGAGTGCCAAAAGTTTGCCGCGTCATTAATTATTAACAAGATAAATTTTGCGGcgtaattaataatttaaattttattatatttttaaaaattatattaacttAAAATTTAGTGATGCGATAATAATTATCACGTCATTTTAGTGATGTGTCAAAAAGTGAATTACCGTAAACACAtcactaaatattaatttttttgtagtgagaaaattttaaaaaaagatgtggagtgtttttaagaaacaaatagctaaaataaaaaatgtgaatttttttaactaaaaggaagagattttaaattcaatttgcaagtaggggtgggcaaaaacccGTCTACCTACACAACCCACCCCGCCCTTAAAATTACGGGTTTTGCCTTATAATTCGTGGGTACTGGTcattttatgttaaaattttgcggggcgggttgcgggtcagAGTTTTAAAAAACTCTGAATACCCACCTCACCTCATGTGTTAAAACAAagtattaaaaagaaaacttaggttACTTACTTCTAGACTCTTCATTTGAATCATTTCTCCTCTTTGTTTGTAACGAATCTAGcgtttttctcttctctttgtcTCTAACCTAGAGCTGCACTCTTCGTTTTTCCCTtcgttttctcttttctttgtttctaaCCTAGTGCcacttcatcttcttcgttTTCCCTTGGTCCAGATTCCAAAATGCAACAGTTCAATCCATCTATCTCTCATCTCAACTCTCACTCTTCATATCTATCCCTCCAATACCCATACCCTGTGACTCTTTAGCCTTTAGATGAGATCCTCCTACATACTTCGGCATTTCGGTGAGCTGTGAAGCTTAGGGGTGGGCACGATGGTGATTAAGGtgagtgttttttaaaaaattggttcGTTTTTATTTGGCTTAGTTTAGTTTAGAATTTGGTTGTTGTGAAAATCGttgatttgtttgtgatttcTCTATGCTTTGTTTGGTTCATGAGAAAATCTAGCATGTTTCTAGATCTAGGTATTAAATCCGCCCCGCCTCGCAAAAACCGCACCCCTCGCCCCGCACTACTTGAATTCTCCCTTTTTTGTGCGGTTCGCGGGTGTGATTTTAGGGACCCGTAGGGGTGCAAAACGGGGGCAAAAAGGGCAGAAACCTGCCCCACCCCGTGCACACCCCTATTTGTGAGAAGGAGAAAAATATAGAGACAAGAATCCTATTAGCCCATTAAAGTTCCAATGACTACTACATCTCCTACTCCAATTTAtaggttaatcacataaaattttcgATACAAATTATCAATGGTGTGACACTCGAGAAATTAATCTAAAACTTAAcatctattaatatttttatacataACAATATATTTCGGAAATAAATTGACACTTGAGAAGGCGCCAATGggctgaaaataattttttttttttttaagaatttttttttcaaccttataaaaaaaaaaaaaatttgggcggCCCCCTCCTCCGTCTCTGATATTTTCCAATCTGCTACTTTTCACACCCATTTTACATTGGTTGACGTGAtctatttaagttttttttttttttttttttttttttttttttttttttttttttttttttaaggtgacTAATGTGGGAAATCACTTaaacttaaaacatgtcacatttGTGCAGTATGGAATGGATACGAAGAGTAttagagtagcattactctttggaGTAATTGCACAAATGTGGTTAACATTTTATCTGAGTCATTAacaatggtatcagagcaacatAAAAATATCACATATCGCTGATACACTGGATGCTGAGTAAAAAAAATCGATGGCTATTGCTTTCCCTAAGTCATTACATGTGGTCTTTAACATAAACaaattagtaataaaaaaagaaattatagcCGGCTCTTTCTTGGATCATTAcgtttaaaatttatattaatgCTATATACATTATACAAGACTcttatctctattttatttctcaaatgtaacgtggtttttaaaattattattggatcaaaatctaataatgattcatctcaaatttaatggtaattttaaattgcatgtcacatttgagaggataaaatgaGATATAAGTcttgcatatagcattactctaaactTTGACATAAACgaacaagagtaatgctataaaagCACTCccaatgaattatttatttgcAACTGTAAGTTAgaataaataacaaaagtgcTAAAAATAGATTCTATCGGCTTATGTATTCTAACTCtagaatagatttttcttaattccataaatagtgcaactctacaaaTAGAGTTATattattcacttatctattttttttttattctttatctccatctttttccattttttttttccttcctttatAGTGGATCGGAGATCCAAGGGAAAGTGTGTAAATTAATGGAATTATCAAGCGGGACccacgtgaaaaaaaaatactataatgaaaaaaattaatgaaatataataaaaaaataatatagaattAAGAATAAATAATCAGATGTATAGTACATTTTAAAACTCactagctaaactagataaaatggaTTTTGATTAGTTATTATAGATTAAGAAATACATATAAGccattgggaatgctctaagaGCGCTCCCAATGGATTATCTATTAGCAACTTTAAGTTaaaatagataacaaaagtgctaaaaagagactccatcGGCTTCTGTATTCCAACTctaaaatagattttt
This DNA window, taken from Alnus glutinosa chromosome 5, dhAlnGlut1.1, whole genome shotgun sequence, encodes the following:
- the LOC133869571 gene encoding protein INVOLVED IN DE NOVO 2-like isoform X1, whose amino-acid sequence is MPCLLKDLRKVQLSVGDHFQRIFNDHEKIKLEMRGMELEKRDAQSECERRMLAEEIEKNAIKNSSLQLASLEQQKADENVLKLAEDQKRQKEELHNRIIQLERQKLLYNSLCPLT